The following proteins come from a genomic window of Ailuropoda melanoleuca isolate Jingjing chromosome 2, ASM200744v2, whole genome shotgun sequence:
- the CCDC150 gene encoding coiled-coil domain-containing protein 150 isoform X6, with the protein MRASQEIGDSRISLKTLLNAIKTMEGRLEGKIDILASRPLINESPNFLKRDSVKSILEKNEEELSQAVKCRDAALKESQRLKGDLEALEDRENKKVGNFQRQLAEAKEDNCKVTIMLENVLASHSKMQGALEKVQIELGRRDSEIAGLKKERALNQQRVQKLEAEVDQWQARMLVVDAQHSSEMEPLQKALDVAREDNRKLALSLEQSLQTNNHLQTKLDHVQEKLENNELERQNLETFKERMAEESKMEAEMHAERIEALRKQFQTERETAKKAAQREMTELRKALDEANFRSVEVTRTNRELRQKLTELEKILNSSKEKIKNQKAQIKLHLSTKANNTQNVERMKQIETELRQMELIKDQYQKKNYEQSLSIQKFVSEMTNLQKEMQLLAKSQYETSARNKQQELRLEAERKVRQELESRCQELEETIRHLKKCKEATEHKLKEASVESEQITANLEEAHRWFKCRFDGLQLELTKNRLQRLPREDRWLEEDQGNRHDAASSQSALHRWENKQNLKLVPKKCHSELERK; encoded by the exons ATGAGAGCTTCTCAGGAGATTGGAGACTCTAGAATTTCTCTAAAGACTCTTTTGAATGCTATTAAAACCATGGAGGGAAGACTGGAAGGTAAAATAGACATTCTTGCTTCAAGACCATTAATAAATGAGTCACCAAATTTTCTAAAACGGGATTCG GTGAAATCCATTCTTGAAAAGAATGAAGAGGAGCTCTCACAAGCAGTGAAGTGTCGTGATGCAGCCCTGAAAGAGAGCCAGAGGTTGAAAGGGGATCTCGAGGCCTTGGAggacagagagaacaagaag gtgGGAAACTTTCAGCGACAACTGGCAGAGGCTAAAGAAGACAACTGCAAAGTTACAATTATGTTGGAGAATGTGCTGGCTTCTCACAGTAAGATGCAAGGTGCTCTGGAAAAAGTACAAATAGAGCTTGGGCGTAGGGATTCAGAGATTGCAGGCCTCAAGAAAGAAAG GGCTCTAAATCAACAGAGGGTGCAGAAGCTGGAGGCAGAGGTGGACCAGTGGCAGGCCAGGATGCTGGTTGTAGATGCCCAGCACAGCAGTGAG ATGGAGCCTCTACAGAAAGCTCTAGATGTAGCTAGAGAAGACAACAGGAAGCTGGCTTTGAGCCTGGAACAATCTCTCCAGACAAATAATCATCTACAAACAAAGCTTGATCATGTTCAAGAGAAATTGGAAAACAATGAACTTGAGCGACAAAATTTGGAAACCTTCAA AGAACGAATGGCTGAGGAATCCAAAATGGAAGCAGAAATGCATGCTGAACGCATAGAAGCTCTAAGAAAGCAGTTTCAAACTGAGAGAGAAACGGCCAAGAAAGCAGCACAACGGGAAATGACTGAG CTGAGGAAAGCCCTTGATGAAGCCAACTTCAGATCAGTGGAGGTAACCCGGACCAACCGAGAGCTGCGGCAGAAACTGACAGAGCTGGAGAAGATCCTGAACAGTagcaaggagaaaataaagaatcaaAAGGCCCAAATTAAGCTCCACTTGTCGACTAAGGCGAATAATACTCAGAATGTAGAGAGGATGAAG CAAATAGAAACAGAACTGAGGCAAATGGAGCTAATTAAGGatcaatatcagaaaaaaaattatgaacag TCACTGAGTATCCAGAAGTTCGTATCTGAAATGACTAACCTACAGAAGGAGATGCAGCTGTTGGCCAAGAGCCAGTATGAGACATCAGCGAGGAACAAACAGCAAGAGCTGCGACTTGAGGCGGAGCGGAAAGTAAGGCAGGAACTGGAGAGCCGGTGCCAG GAATTGGAAGAAACTATCAGACATCTAAAGAAATGTAAAGAGGCAACAGAGCATaaactgaaagaagccagtgtgGAATCAGAACAG ATAACAGCTAACCTGGAAGAAGCTCATCGCTGGTTTAAGTGCAGGTTTGATGGCCTCCAACTTGAGCTGACGAAAAACCGGCTGCAGAGGCTTCCCCGAGAAGATAGGTGGCTGGAAGAG GACCAGGGTAACAGGCACGATGCGGCATCCAGCCAGTCTGCTCTACATCGATGGGAgaataaacagaatcttaaacTTGTGCCCAAGAAGTGTCATTCTGAACTAGAGAGAAAGTGA